Proteins found in one Polyodon spathula isolate WHYD16114869_AA chromosome 10, ASM1765450v1, whole genome shotgun sequence genomic segment:
- the a1cf gene encoding APOBEC1 complementation factor isoform X2, with amino-acid sequence MESNQKPGDGLTGTQKEAALRTLIQRTGYGLLQENGQRKYGGPPPDWEGSPPERGSEIFIGKLPRDLFEDELVPLCEKFGKIYEVRMMMDFNGNNRGYAFVTFSNKQEAKNAMKQLNNYEIRSGRLLGVCASVDNCRLFVGGIPKTKKRDEILAEMSKVSDGVVNCIVYPSAADKGKNRGFAFVEYESHRAAAMARRKLMPGRIQLWGHAIAVDWAEPEVEVDEDTMATVKILYVRNLMLSTTEETIENEFNGIKPGAVERVKKIRDYAFVHFTNREDAVNAMNTLNGKLVDGSPIEVTLAKPVDKDSYVRHTRGTGGRGSVLQGEYAYTLGQVYEPSAAYLGAPVFYAPQAYTPIPNPMRFPPNKGHFSSRGMMRTPSIRGAAGVRGLGGRGYLAYTGFGRGFAGYQLKADKRGEDKLYDLLPGMELTPMNPVTLKPQAIKHAPQILEDICQKNNWGQPVYQLHSAIGTDQRQLFIYKITIPALATQHPNIHPFTPTKLCASVDEAKTYAAEHVLQFLGLQTEGAEPPATAPFPAYTITNAAASVAAAQLKQAVTLGQDLTAYAAYETYPAFAMATRGDGYGVY; translated from the exons ATGGAATCAAATCAAAAACCCGGGGATGGACTGACAGGCACACAGAAAGAAGCAGCCCTCCGTACATTGATCCAGCGCACAGGATATGGTTTGCTTCAG gaaaatgGGCAGAGGAAATATGGCGGTCCCCCACCAGATTGGGAGGGTTCACCCCCTGAGAGAGGCAGCGAGATCTTCATTGGAAAGTTACCCCGGGACCTGTTTGAGGATGAGCTGGTACCACTCTGTGAAAAA TTTGGGAAAATCTATGAAGTACGAATGATGATGGACTTTAACGGAAATAATCGTGGTTATGCCTTTGTAACTTTCAGTAACAAACAAGAAGCCAAAAATGCAATGAAACAGCTCAATAATTATGAAATAAG GAGTGGACGTCTTTTGGGTGTCTGTGCGAGTGTTGACAACTGCCGCCTGTTTGTTGGAGGCATccctaaaacaaagaaaagagatGAGATCTTAGCAGAGATGAGCAAAGTGTCAGACGGGGTAGTCAACTGCATTGTATATCCCAGCGCAGCAGACAAGGGCAAAAACAGAGGCTTTGCTTTTGTGGAGTATGAGAGCCACCGAGCTGCTGCCATGGCCAGGAGGAAACTGATGCCAG GGAGGATACAACTGTGGGGCCATGCCATTGCAGTGGACTGGGCAGAGCCAGAGGTGGAAGTTGATGAAGATACGATGGCAACAGTTAAAATCCTGTATGTGCGGAACTTAATGTTGTCAACCACAGAGGAGACCATTGAGAATGAATTCAACGGCATCAAACCAG GAGCTGTCGAAAGAGTAAAGAAGATAAGAGACTACGCTTTTGTGCACTTCACCAACAGAGAAGATGCAGTAAATGCCATGAACACATTGAATGGAAAG ctggtgGACGGCTCTCCAATTGAGGTGACATTGGCCAAACCTGTAGACAAGGACAGCTATGTTCGACACACAAGGGGGACAGGGGGCCGAGGGTCCGTGCTGCAAGGAGAATATGCTTATACACTAGGGCAGGTGTATGAGCCTTCAGCTGCATACCTGGGAGCTCCTGTCTTCTACGCACCCCAAGCCTACACACCCATCCCAAACCCAATGCGATTCCCCCCCAACAAGGGACATTTCAGCTCCCGGGGTATGATGCGCACCCCTTCCATCAGAG GGGCTGCAGGTGTTCGAGGGCTGGGTGGACGTGGGTACCTGGCCTATACTGGCTTTGGCCGTGGTTTTGCGGGATACCAACTGAAGGCAGACAAGCGAGGGGAGGACAAGCTTTATGACCTCTTGCCCGGAATGGAGCTCACACCTATGAATCCTGTAACCCTAAAACCTCAAGCAATCAAACATGCTCCTCAG ATATTGGAAGATATTTGCCAGAAGAATAACTGGGGGCAGCCAGTTTACCAGCTTCATTCTGCCATTGGGACCGACCAGAGACAACTTTTCATATACAAAATCACCATCCCTGCTCTTGCGACCCAGCATCCCAACAT ACATCCCTTCACACCCACAAAGCTCTGTGCTTCAGTGGATGAAGCAAAGACCTACGCTGCTGAGCATGTCCTGCAGTTCCTGGGTCTGCAGACAGAGGGGGCTGAGCCCCCAGCGACTGCACCATTCCCAG CGTATACAATAACAAATGCAGccgccagtgtagcagcagcccAGCTCAAGCAAGCAGTCACCTTAGGACAAGACCTAACAGCCTATGCAGCGTATGAGACATACCCCGCTTTTGCCATGGCAACGCGGGGAGATGGCTATGGAGTTTACTGA
- the a1cf gene encoding APOBEC1 complementation factor isoform X5, producing MMMDFNGNNRGYAFVTFSNKQEAKNAMKQLNNYEIRSGRLLGVCASVDNCRLFVGGIPKTKKRDEILAEMSKVSDGVVNCIVYPSAADKGKNRGFAFVEYESHRAAAMARRKLMPGRIQLWGHAIAVDWAEPEVEVDEDTMATVKILYVRNLMLSTTEETIENEFNGIKPGAVERVKKIRDYAFVHFTNREDAVNAMNTLNGKLVDGSPIEVTLAKPVDKDSYVRHTRGTGGRGSVLQGEYAYTLGQVYEPSAAYLGAPVFYAPQAYTPIPNPMRFPPNKGHFSSRGMMRTPSIREIYMTVPVGAAGVRGLGGRGYLAYTGFGRGFAGYQLKADKRGEDKLYDLLPGMELTPMNPVTLKPQAIKHAPQILEDICQKNNWGQPVYQLHSAIGTDQRQLFIYKITIPALATQHPNIHPFTPTKLCASVDEAKTYAAEHVLQFLGLQTEGAEPPATAPFPAYTITNAAASVAAAQLKQAVTLGQDLTAYAAYETYPAFAMATRGDGYGVY from the exons ATGATGATGGACTTTAACGGAAATAATCGTGGTTATGCCTTTGTAACTTTCAGTAACAAACAAGAAGCCAAAAATGCAATGAAACAGCTCAATAATTATGAAATAAG GAGTGGACGTCTTTTGGGTGTCTGTGCGAGTGTTGACAACTGCCGCCTGTTTGTTGGAGGCATccctaaaacaaagaaaagagatGAGATCTTAGCAGAGATGAGCAAAGTGTCAGACGGGGTAGTCAACTGCATTGTATATCCCAGCGCAGCAGACAAGGGCAAAAACAGAGGCTTTGCTTTTGTGGAGTATGAGAGCCACCGAGCTGCTGCCATGGCCAGGAGGAAACTGATGCCAG GGAGGATACAACTGTGGGGCCATGCCATTGCAGTGGACTGGGCAGAGCCAGAGGTGGAAGTTGATGAAGATACGATGGCAACAGTTAAAATCCTGTATGTGCGGAACTTAATGTTGTCAACCACAGAGGAGACCATTGAGAATGAATTCAACGGCATCAAACCAG GAGCTGTCGAAAGAGTAAAGAAGATAAGAGACTACGCTTTTGTGCACTTCACCAACAGAGAAGATGCAGTAAATGCCATGAACACATTGAATGGAAAG ctggtgGACGGCTCTCCAATTGAGGTGACATTGGCCAAACCTGTAGACAAGGACAGCTATGTTCGACACACAAGGGGGACAGGGGGCCGAGGGTCCGTGCTGCAAGGAGAATATGCTTATACACTAGGGCAGGTGTATGAGCCTTCAGCTGCATACCTGGGAGCTCCTGTCTTCTACGCACCCCAAGCCTACACACCCATCCCAAACCCAATGCGATTCCCCCCCAACAAGGGACATTTCAGCTCCCGGGGTATGATGCGCACCCCTTCCATCAGAG AAATTTACATGACTGTACCTGTAGGGGCTGCAGGTGTTCGAGGGCTGGGTGGACGTGGGTACCTGGCCTATACTGGCTTTGGCCGTGGTTTTGCGGGATACCAACTGAAGGCAGACAAGCGAGGGGAGGACAAGCTTTATGACCTCTTGCCCGGAATGGAGCTCACACCTATGAATCCTGTAACCCTAAAACCTCAAGCAATCAAACATGCTCCTCAG ATATTGGAAGATATTTGCCAGAAGAATAACTGGGGGCAGCCAGTTTACCAGCTTCATTCTGCCATTGGGACCGACCAGAGACAACTTTTCATATACAAAATCACCATCCCTGCTCTTGCGACCCAGCATCCCAACAT ACATCCCTTCACACCCACAAAGCTCTGTGCTTCAGTGGATGAAGCAAAGACCTACGCTGCTGAGCATGTCCTGCAGTTCCTGGGTCTGCAGACAGAGGGGGCTGAGCCCCCAGCGACTGCACCATTCCCAG CGTATACAATAACAAATGCAGccgccagtgtagcagcagcccAGCTCAAGCAAGCAGTCACCTTAGGACAAGACCTAACAGCCTATGCAGCGTATGAGACATACCCCGCTTTTGCCATGGCAACGCGGGGAGATGGCTATGGAGTTTACTGA
- the a1cf gene encoding APOBEC1 complementation factor isoform X1, with protein MESNQKPGDGLTGTQKEAALRTLIQRTGYGLLQENGQRKYGGPPPDWEGSPPERGSEIFIGKLPRDLFEDELVPLCEKFGKIYEVRMMMDFNGNNRGYAFVTFSNKQEAKNAMKQLNNYEIRSGRLLGVCASVDNCRLFVGGIPKTKKRDEILAEMSKVSDGVVNCIVYPSAADKGKNRGFAFVEYESHRAAAMARRKLMPGRIQLWGHAIAVDWAEPEVEVDEDTMATVKILYVRNLMLSTTEETIENEFNGIKPGAVERVKKIRDYAFVHFTNREDAVNAMNTLNGKLVDGSPIEVTLAKPVDKDSYVRHTRGTGGRGSVLQGEYAYTLGQVYEPSAAYLGAPVFYAPQAYTPIPNPMRFPPNKGHFSSRGMMRTPSIREIYMTVPVGAAGVRGLGGRGYLAYTGFGRGFAGYQLKADKRGEDKLYDLLPGMELTPMNPVTLKPQAIKHAPQILEDICQKNNWGQPVYQLHSAIGTDQRQLFIYKITIPALATQHPNIHPFTPTKLCASVDEAKTYAAEHVLQFLGLQTEGAEPPATAPFPAYTITNAAASVAAAQLKQAVTLGQDLTAYAAYETYPAFAMATRGDGYGVY; from the exons ATGGAATCAAATCAAAAACCCGGGGATGGACTGACAGGCACACAGAAAGAAGCAGCCCTCCGTACATTGATCCAGCGCACAGGATATGGTTTGCTTCAG gaaaatgGGCAGAGGAAATATGGCGGTCCCCCACCAGATTGGGAGGGTTCACCCCCTGAGAGAGGCAGCGAGATCTTCATTGGAAAGTTACCCCGGGACCTGTTTGAGGATGAGCTGGTACCACTCTGTGAAAAA TTTGGGAAAATCTATGAAGTACGAATGATGATGGACTTTAACGGAAATAATCGTGGTTATGCCTTTGTAACTTTCAGTAACAAACAAGAAGCCAAAAATGCAATGAAACAGCTCAATAATTATGAAATAAG GAGTGGACGTCTTTTGGGTGTCTGTGCGAGTGTTGACAACTGCCGCCTGTTTGTTGGAGGCATccctaaaacaaagaaaagagatGAGATCTTAGCAGAGATGAGCAAAGTGTCAGACGGGGTAGTCAACTGCATTGTATATCCCAGCGCAGCAGACAAGGGCAAAAACAGAGGCTTTGCTTTTGTGGAGTATGAGAGCCACCGAGCTGCTGCCATGGCCAGGAGGAAACTGATGCCAG GGAGGATACAACTGTGGGGCCATGCCATTGCAGTGGACTGGGCAGAGCCAGAGGTGGAAGTTGATGAAGATACGATGGCAACAGTTAAAATCCTGTATGTGCGGAACTTAATGTTGTCAACCACAGAGGAGACCATTGAGAATGAATTCAACGGCATCAAACCAG GAGCTGTCGAAAGAGTAAAGAAGATAAGAGACTACGCTTTTGTGCACTTCACCAACAGAGAAGATGCAGTAAATGCCATGAACACATTGAATGGAAAG ctggtgGACGGCTCTCCAATTGAGGTGACATTGGCCAAACCTGTAGACAAGGACAGCTATGTTCGACACACAAGGGGGACAGGGGGCCGAGGGTCCGTGCTGCAAGGAGAATATGCTTATACACTAGGGCAGGTGTATGAGCCTTCAGCTGCATACCTGGGAGCTCCTGTCTTCTACGCACCCCAAGCCTACACACCCATCCCAAACCCAATGCGATTCCCCCCCAACAAGGGACATTTCAGCTCCCGGGGTATGATGCGCACCCCTTCCATCAGAG AAATTTACATGACTGTACCTGTAGGGGCTGCAGGTGTTCGAGGGCTGGGTGGACGTGGGTACCTGGCCTATACTGGCTTTGGCCGTGGTTTTGCGGGATACCAACTGAAGGCAGACAAGCGAGGGGAGGACAAGCTTTATGACCTCTTGCCCGGAATGGAGCTCACACCTATGAATCCTGTAACCCTAAAACCTCAAGCAATCAAACATGCTCCTCAG ATATTGGAAGATATTTGCCAGAAGAATAACTGGGGGCAGCCAGTTTACCAGCTTCATTCTGCCATTGGGACCGACCAGAGACAACTTTTCATATACAAAATCACCATCCCTGCTCTTGCGACCCAGCATCCCAACAT ACATCCCTTCACACCCACAAAGCTCTGTGCTTCAGTGGATGAAGCAAAGACCTACGCTGCTGAGCATGTCCTGCAGTTCCTGGGTCTGCAGACAGAGGGGGCTGAGCCCCCAGCGACTGCACCATTCCCAG CGTATACAATAACAAATGCAGccgccagtgtagcagcagcccAGCTCAAGCAAGCAGTCACCTTAGGACAAGACCTAACAGCCTATGCAGCGTATGAGACATACCCCGCTTTTGCCATGGCAACGCGGGGAGATGGCTATGGAGTTTACTGA
- the a1cf gene encoding APOBEC1 complementation factor isoform X3, which produces MESNQKPGDGLTGTQKEAALRTLIQRTGYGLLQENGQRKYGGPPPDWEGSPPERGSEIFIGKLPRDLFEDELVPLCEKFGKIYEVRMMMDFNGNNRGYAFVTFSNKQEAKNAMKQLNNYEISAADKGKNRGFAFVEYESHRAAAMARRKLMPGRIQLWGHAIAVDWAEPEVEVDEDTMATVKILYVRNLMLSTTEETIENEFNGIKPGAVERVKKIRDYAFVHFTNREDAVNAMNTLNGKLVDGSPIEVTLAKPVDKDSYVRHTRGTGGRGSVLQGEYAYTLGQVYEPSAAYLGAPVFYAPQAYTPIPNPMRFPPNKGHFSSRGMMRTPSIREIYMTVPVGAAGVRGLGGRGYLAYTGFGRGFAGYQLKADKRGEDKLYDLLPGMELTPMNPVTLKPQAIKHAPQILEDICQKNNWGQPVYQLHSAIGTDQRQLFIYKITIPALATQHPNIHPFTPTKLCASVDEAKTYAAEHVLQFLGLQTEGAEPPATAPFPAYTITNAAASVAAAQLKQAVTLGQDLTAYAAYETYPAFAMATRGDGYGVY; this is translated from the exons ATGGAATCAAATCAAAAACCCGGGGATGGACTGACAGGCACACAGAAAGAAGCAGCCCTCCGTACATTGATCCAGCGCACAGGATATGGTTTGCTTCAG gaaaatgGGCAGAGGAAATATGGCGGTCCCCCACCAGATTGGGAGGGTTCACCCCCTGAGAGAGGCAGCGAGATCTTCATTGGAAAGTTACCCCGGGACCTGTTTGAGGATGAGCTGGTACCACTCTGTGAAAAA TTTGGGAAAATCTATGAAGTACGAATGATGATGGACTTTAACGGAAATAATCGTGGTTATGCCTTTGTAACTTTCAGTAACAAACAAGAAGCCAAAAATGCAATGAAACAGCTCAATAATTATGAAATAAG CGCAGCAGACAAGGGCAAAAACAGAGGCTTTGCTTTTGTGGAGTATGAGAGCCACCGAGCTGCTGCCATGGCCAGGAGGAAACTGATGCCAG GGAGGATACAACTGTGGGGCCATGCCATTGCAGTGGACTGGGCAGAGCCAGAGGTGGAAGTTGATGAAGATACGATGGCAACAGTTAAAATCCTGTATGTGCGGAACTTAATGTTGTCAACCACAGAGGAGACCATTGAGAATGAATTCAACGGCATCAAACCAG GAGCTGTCGAAAGAGTAAAGAAGATAAGAGACTACGCTTTTGTGCACTTCACCAACAGAGAAGATGCAGTAAATGCCATGAACACATTGAATGGAAAG ctggtgGACGGCTCTCCAATTGAGGTGACATTGGCCAAACCTGTAGACAAGGACAGCTATGTTCGACACACAAGGGGGACAGGGGGCCGAGGGTCCGTGCTGCAAGGAGAATATGCTTATACACTAGGGCAGGTGTATGAGCCTTCAGCTGCATACCTGGGAGCTCCTGTCTTCTACGCACCCCAAGCCTACACACCCATCCCAAACCCAATGCGATTCCCCCCCAACAAGGGACATTTCAGCTCCCGGGGTATGATGCGCACCCCTTCCATCAGAG AAATTTACATGACTGTACCTGTAGGGGCTGCAGGTGTTCGAGGGCTGGGTGGACGTGGGTACCTGGCCTATACTGGCTTTGGCCGTGGTTTTGCGGGATACCAACTGAAGGCAGACAAGCGAGGGGAGGACAAGCTTTATGACCTCTTGCCCGGAATGGAGCTCACACCTATGAATCCTGTAACCCTAAAACCTCAAGCAATCAAACATGCTCCTCAG ATATTGGAAGATATTTGCCAGAAGAATAACTGGGGGCAGCCAGTTTACCAGCTTCATTCTGCCATTGGGACCGACCAGAGACAACTTTTCATATACAAAATCACCATCCCTGCTCTTGCGACCCAGCATCCCAACAT ACATCCCTTCACACCCACAAAGCTCTGTGCTTCAGTGGATGAAGCAAAGACCTACGCTGCTGAGCATGTCCTGCAGTTCCTGGGTCTGCAGACAGAGGGGGCTGAGCCCCCAGCGACTGCACCATTCCCAG CGTATACAATAACAAATGCAGccgccagtgtagcagcagcccAGCTCAAGCAAGCAGTCACCTTAGGACAAGACCTAACAGCCTATGCAGCGTATGAGACATACCCCGCTTTTGCCATGGCAACGCGGGGAGATGGCTATGGAGTTTACTGA
- the a1cf gene encoding APOBEC1 complementation factor isoform X4: MESNQKPGDGLTGTQKEAALRTLIQRTGYGLLQENGQRKYGGPPPDWEGSPPERGSEIFIGKLPRDLFEDELVPLCEKFGKIYEVRMMMDFNGNNRGYAFVTFSNKQEAKNAMKQLNNYEIRSGRLLGVCASVDNCRLFVGGIPKTKKRDEILAEMSKVSDGVVNCIVYPSAADKGKNRGFAFVEYESHRAAAMARRKLMPGRIQLWGHAIAVDWAEPEVEVDEDTMATVKILYVRNLMLSTTEETIENEFNGIKPGAVERVKKIRDYAFVHFTNREDAVNAMNTLNGKLVDGSPIEVTLAKPVDKDSYVRHTRGTGGRGSVLQGEYAYTLGQVYEPSAAYLGAPVFYAPQAYTPIPNPMRFPPNKGHFSSRGMMRTPSIREIYMTVPVGAAGVRGLGGRGYLAYTGFGRGFAGYQLKADKRGEDKLYDLLPGMELTPMNPVTLKPQAIKHAPQILEDICQKNNWGQPVYQLHSAIGTDQRQLFIYKITIPALATQHPNMADGVYAAFNQIQD; the protein is encoded by the exons ATGGAATCAAATCAAAAACCCGGGGATGGACTGACAGGCACACAGAAAGAAGCAGCCCTCCGTACATTGATCCAGCGCACAGGATATGGTTTGCTTCAG gaaaatgGGCAGAGGAAATATGGCGGTCCCCCACCAGATTGGGAGGGTTCACCCCCTGAGAGAGGCAGCGAGATCTTCATTGGAAAGTTACCCCGGGACCTGTTTGAGGATGAGCTGGTACCACTCTGTGAAAAA TTTGGGAAAATCTATGAAGTACGAATGATGATGGACTTTAACGGAAATAATCGTGGTTATGCCTTTGTAACTTTCAGTAACAAACAAGAAGCCAAAAATGCAATGAAACAGCTCAATAATTATGAAATAAG GAGTGGACGTCTTTTGGGTGTCTGTGCGAGTGTTGACAACTGCCGCCTGTTTGTTGGAGGCATccctaaaacaaagaaaagagatGAGATCTTAGCAGAGATGAGCAAAGTGTCAGACGGGGTAGTCAACTGCATTGTATATCCCAGCGCAGCAGACAAGGGCAAAAACAGAGGCTTTGCTTTTGTGGAGTATGAGAGCCACCGAGCTGCTGCCATGGCCAGGAGGAAACTGATGCCAG GGAGGATACAACTGTGGGGCCATGCCATTGCAGTGGACTGGGCAGAGCCAGAGGTGGAAGTTGATGAAGATACGATGGCAACAGTTAAAATCCTGTATGTGCGGAACTTAATGTTGTCAACCACAGAGGAGACCATTGAGAATGAATTCAACGGCATCAAACCAG GAGCTGTCGAAAGAGTAAAGAAGATAAGAGACTACGCTTTTGTGCACTTCACCAACAGAGAAGATGCAGTAAATGCCATGAACACATTGAATGGAAAG ctggtgGACGGCTCTCCAATTGAGGTGACATTGGCCAAACCTGTAGACAAGGACAGCTATGTTCGACACACAAGGGGGACAGGGGGCCGAGGGTCCGTGCTGCAAGGAGAATATGCTTATACACTAGGGCAGGTGTATGAGCCTTCAGCTGCATACCTGGGAGCTCCTGTCTTCTACGCACCCCAAGCCTACACACCCATCCCAAACCCAATGCGATTCCCCCCCAACAAGGGACATTTCAGCTCCCGGGGTATGATGCGCACCCCTTCCATCAGAG AAATTTACATGACTGTACCTGTAGGGGCTGCAGGTGTTCGAGGGCTGGGTGGACGTGGGTACCTGGCCTATACTGGCTTTGGCCGTGGTTTTGCGGGATACCAACTGAAGGCAGACAAGCGAGGGGAGGACAAGCTTTATGACCTCTTGCCCGGAATGGAGCTCACACCTATGAATCCTGTAACCCTAAAACCTCAAGCAATCAAACATGCTCCTCAG ATATTGGAAGATATTTGCCAGAAGAATAACTGGGGGCAGCCAGTTTACCAGCTTCATTCTGCCATTGGGACCGACCAGAGACAACTTTTCATATACAAAATCACCATCCCTGCTCTTGCGACCCAGCATCCCAACAT GGCTGATGGTGTATATGCTGCTTTCAACCAAATTCAGGATTAG